One Parashewanella spongiae genomic window, TACGCCAGAAAAAAAATCAAATCCCCATCATAATGCTCACAGCCAAAGGCGATGAGGTTGACAGGATCATTGGTCTTGAATTAGGTGCCGATGATTATCTGGCAAAACCTTTTAATCCGCGCGAACTATTAGCGAGAATCAATGCGGTGATGAGAAGACAAACCGCTGAAGTACCTGGCGCACCATCCCAACAAGAAGAATCCATTCGTTTTGGTGATTTCGCTTTAGATTTAGCTACGAGAGTCATGCATCACGGTGATGAAGCAATAAGCCTAACCAGTGGTGAATTTGCTGTCCTCAAAGTGCTTGTGACTCACCCTCGTGAGCCGTTATCTCGTGATAAATTGATGAACTTTGCCCGTGGTCGAGATTATTCAGCATTAGAGCGCTCGATTGATGTGCAAGTGTCGCGTTTAAGGCGCTTGATAGAGCAAGATCCTGCCAACCCACGGTATATTCAAACTGTTTGGGGGTTAGGGTATGTGTTTGTCCCTGATGGTCAATAACAAAGTAATGACCATAAAAAGGCTGCGATAAGAATAAAAATGACCACAAATAAATGGCGGCGATTGCTGCCTCGCAGTGCATTCAGTCAAACGGTTTTTCTTATTGGCAGTTTATTACTGATTAATCAGTTGGTGTCTTATTGGACAGTCGCAGTATATTTTATTCGTCCGAGCTATGAGCAGATGAACCAATTGATTGCACGGCAAGTTAACTTATTGTTTGTTGATGAAATTGAAATTGGCCGCCAACATTTAACCTTAGTCGATGCGCTTAATGCCAAAGTTAAAGACGACGGTATGCAAGTGTATAGCCAGAAACAAGCACGAGATGCAGGGGTGGATAAAGCGACTTACTATGGTTTTTGGTCATCACAAATGTCTGAGTATTTAAAAGGGCAAGCCGAAGTTCGAGTGATGCAATCCACACACTTACAAATTTGGGTCCGCCCACCTCAGGCGCCTTCTTTATGGATTAAAGTTACTCTAAACAGTGGGATTAATGAAGATGAGCTGTCACCGCTAACCTTATACCTTTTAGTAATAGGTGCATTGAGCGTGTTAGGGGGATGGACATTTGCTCGTAAGCAAAACCGGCCGTTGAAACGCCTACAACAAGCGGCTATTTCTGTGTCGCGTGGTAACTTTCCAAAACCTTTGCCTCTAGACGGTTCTAGTGAATTGATTGAAGTGACTAACGCGTTTAATCGAATGGCTTCAAGTATGAAGCAATTAGAACAAGATCGCGCTCTACTCATGGCTGGTATTTCCCATGATCTTCGTACGCCGCTTACTAGAATCCGTTTAGCGTCAGAAATGATGGTAGAAGAAGATAAATACTTAAAAGATGGTATTGTCAATGACATTGAAGATATGGACGCCATCATTAATCAATTCATTGCCTACATCAGACAAGATCAAGAATCGCAGTTAGTACCCACACAAATTAATCAATTAATCCAAGACGTCGCCGATGCCGAAATCAATCGCGGTATAGAGATTGAACTTGATCTGCAAGATTGCCCTGAAGCACTCATGAAATCGGTTTCAATAAAACGAGTGTTGAGCAATCTTGTTGAAAACGCCAGTCGCTATGGCAATGGTTGGGTGAAGATCCAGTCACAAACGTCAGAAGCTAACATCAGCTTTGTAGTTGAAGACAATGGCCCAGGGATTGATGAAAACAATATCGAAACTTTATTTCAACCATTTACTCAAGGTGATAGTGCGAGAGGGAGCATTGGATCAGGTCTTGGGCTGGCTATCATTAAACGAATTGTTGAGCATCACCTCGGAGAAGTAAAATTGACGAATAGGACTGAAGGTGGTCTACGTGCCCAAGTGTGGCTACCCATTGAATAAATTTAAAATTGGATCAAGCCGCGAGCGATAGCGGCTTTATAAATTGAAGTTGAAATTACAGCACAGCAAGCATAGTTTCAGCGTTACTCACTTCAAACGCTTTTGGCGCTTCTACATTGAGCGTTGTGACAACACCATTTTCGATCAACATGGCGTAACGCTGCGAGCGAACTCCACCAAAACTGCCGGTTTCCATTTCCAGTCCAAGCGCTTTCGTAAATGAAGCATCGCCATCCGCCAGCATCATAATGTGCTCAGCGTTTTGGCTGTCACCCCATGCCTTCATAACAAACGCATCATTAACAGAAACACAGGCGATAAAATCAACGCCTTTGGCTTGAAACTCATCAGCAAGAGTAATATAACCGGGCAAATGAGCCGCTGAGCATGTTGGAGTGAAAGCTCCCGGTAACGCGAATAGAATCACTTTTTTATTCGCGAAAAGCTCTGTAACCGTATGTTCTTTCATGCCATCAGCGATTAATTGAGCCAGTGTGGCATTGGGCAGTTTTGAACCTTGTGAAATCATAAAAACCTCAGAGAGTATTACATGGCTGCTTTAACATAAATATCAAAGCGATTCTTTTTAGTACTGATCACCGTGCTAGGTGGTTGCTGATTCAATGGCTCAGCATAGTCAGGGCGTTTTACGACCACGCGCTTTGTTGCTAAATCAAGTGCTGGTTGTAGTAACTCATCGGCGTCTTGGTCGCTACCTACGAGGGATTGAAATAGGCGCATTTCTTTTTTAATTAATGCCGACTTTTCACGATGAGGATACATGGGATCAAGATATACTACATCAGCATTCAATGAAAGCTGATGTAAGGTTGTCTGACTGCTGCCATAATTAAGGATCATTCTTTGCCGCATCCATTCACCAATCTCAGCATCAAGATAGCCTCGTCTTAACCCATCTTCAAGTAAAGCTGCAACAATGGGGTTACGTTCGATGAGTGTTACGCTGCAACCAAGGCTGGCCAGCACAAATGCATCACGACCAAGTCCCGCCGTTGCGTCAATGACTGTGGGGGTTTTGCCATTTTTAAGCCCTACCGCTTTGGCGATAGATTGGCCTTTACCACCACCGAACTTGCGTCTGTGGGCCACAGCTCCACTGGTAAAATCAACGCTGATAGCAGACAGCTTCGGTTCATCGCGTTTATAAAGGCACAATGTGTCATGTTGAAACTTAAGTTCAAAAAACGCATTTTCGTCAAAAACCAGTGCCCAGCGTTGGCATATTTCAGAAACTTTAGGGCAATGTTGATCATAAAAAATGATATTGGACACTATATGCTTGCTTAAAAAAGAAAGAAGGTGATGGCGGAGATTATACCCAGAAACCTACGAAAGTTGCTCTAGATTTTGATAAACATAGCTTGGTGACAGACTCGCAGGCATTTTAGGCTCAAAATAAGGCATAACGTGAATATTTACTACGAATGCGATAAGTGAGCTGGGGAAAATTGAAACCGAGAGATTCAATTCTGTGACGGCTTGGTTGTAGTGTCGGCAGATTGTCGAAAAACTACTGTGAATATCATAATACTTCTGTAGATGTGTATTAATGGGGGAGTCAGGCTCAGTATTGGGTTGATGCTTTGAGGCCATAAATGTTTGATTAATCTGATAGCTTAAACGCCCAGCCCGTTTAAGGTGAGATTTGACTTTTTGGTAATCATTTAATTTATAGGGTTTATTGAACTCTTGTTGAAGTTGCCCAAGTTGTTGATGATAAACTTTCTTTGTTTTCTCTGTTAATTCACTGAATGCGATGACTT contains:
- the ompR gene encoding two-component system response regulator OmpR, with product MGQETSKILVVDDDMRLRSLLERYLLEQGFHVRSAANAEQMNRLLERENFHLLVLDLMLPGEDGLSICKRLRQKKNQIPIIMLTAKGDEVDRIIGLELGADDYLAKPFNPRELLARINAVMRRQTAEVPGAPSQQEESIRFGDFALDLATRVMHHGDEAISLTSGEFAVLKVLVTHPREPLSRDKLMNFARGRDYSALERSIDVQVSRLRRLIEQDPANPRYIQTVWGLGYVFVPDGQ
- the envZ gene encoding two-component system sensor histidine kinase EnvZ; the protein is MTTNKWRRLLPRSAFSQTVFLIGSLLLINQLVSYWTVAVYFIRPSYEQMNQLIARQVNLLFVDEIEIGRQHLTLVDALNAKVKDDGMQVYSQKQARDAGVDKATYYGFWSSQMSEYLKGQAEVRVMQSTHLQIWVRPPQAPSLWIKVTLNSGINEDELSPLTLYLLVIGALSVLGGWTFARKQNRPLKRLQQAAISVSRGNFPKPLPLDGSSELIEVTNAFNRMASSMKQLEQDRALLMAGISHDLRTPLTRIRLASEMMVEEDKYLKDGIVNDIEDMDAIINQFIAYIRQDQESQLVPTQINQLIQDVADAEINRGIEIELDLQDCPEALMKSVSIKRVLSNLVENASRYGNGWVKIQSQTSEANISFVVEDNGPGIDENNIETLFQPFTQGDSARGSIGSGLGLAIIKRIVEHHLGEVKLTNRTEGGLRAQVWLPIE
- a CDS encoding peroxiredoxin, which translates into the protein MISQGSKLPNATLAQLIADGMKEHTVTELFANKKVILFALPGAFTPTCSAAHLPGYITLADEFQAKGVDFIACVSVNDAFVMKAWGDSQNAEHIMMLADGDASFTKALGLEMETGSFGGVRSQRYAMLIENGVVTTLNVEAPKAFEVSNAETMLAVL
- a CDS encoding class I SAM-dependent methyltransferase, which produces MIFYDQHCPKVSEICQRWALVFDENAFFELKFQHDTLCLYKRDEPKLSAISVDFTSGAVAHRRKFGGGKGQSIAKAVGLKNGKTPTVIDATAGLGRDAFVLASLGCSVTLIERNPIVAALLEDGLRRGYLDAEIGEWMRQRMILNYGSSQTTLHQLSLNADVVYLDPMYPHREKSALIKKEMRLFQSLVGSDQDADELLQPALDLATKRVVVKRPDYAEPLNQQPPSTVISTKKNRFDIYVKAAM
- a CDS encoding LemA family protein, which produces MIAKLDNSLKQQTLLAQQVIAFSELTEKTKKVYHQQLGQLQQEFNKPYKLNDYQKVKSHLKRAGRLSYQINQTFMASKHQPNTEPDSPINTHLQKYYDIHSSFSTICRHYNQAVTELNLSVSIFPSSLIAFVVNIHVMPYFEPKMPASLSPSYVYQNLEQLS